A genomic segment from Bacillus cereus G9842 encodes:
- a CDS encoding YitT family protein — protein sequence MEKIIKNKPNKLKIASKALMIIIGAFITAYGLEAVLIPNNVSDGGVTGLSIVSSRLFGLPLGALIAVINIPFVWLGYKQIGKSFAIYSIIGIASLAIGTVVMHGIPAIIEGDTLLVTVVGGIIIGFGMGLALRNGGALDGIDMLAVLLSRKLPFGTSDLILFLNMFVFIFVSTVFGLQGAILSAIAYFIASKVIHIVEVGLSGSKAFKIITKEPELMVETIRDRLGRSATYNEVYGGYSREKFKEISCVINRLEESKMKELINEIDPHAFITVYDVAEVKGGNFKKRDIH from the coding sequence ATGGAGAAAATTATCAAAAACAAGCCCAATAAGCTAAAAATTGCTTCGAAAGCTTTGATGATTATTATTGGGGCATTTATCACAGCGTACGGATTAGAAGCAGTATTAATTCCAAATAACGTATCAGACGGTGGTGTGACTGGTTTAAGTATCGTTAGTTCAAGATTATTTGGATTGCCATTAGGAGCTCTAATCGCAGTTATTAACATTCCTTTCGTTTGGTTAGGATATAAGCAAATCGGTAAAAGCTTTGCAATTTATTCTATTATTGGAATCGCTTCATTAGCAATAGGTACCGTTGTCATGCACGGAATACCAGCTATTATCGAAGGCGATACATTATTAGTTACAGTTGTTGGTGGTATTATTATCGGTTTTGGTATGGGACTAGCATTACGTAACGGTGGGGCATTAGATGGAATCGATATGCTAGCTGTATTGCTTTCTCGTAAGTTACCATTTGGAACGAGTGACCTTATTTTATTCTTAAACATGTTCGTATTTATTTTCGTATCAACGGTATTCGGCCTTCAAGGAGCTATCCTTTCGGCAATTGCTTACTTTATCGCTTCGAAAGTGATTCATATCGTTGAAGTTGGTTTAAGTGGTTCAAAAGCATTTAAAATTATCACAAAAGAGCCTGAATTAATGGTAGAAACAATTCGCGATCGTTTAGGCCGAAGTGCAACATATAACGAAGTATACGGTGGTTATTCAAGAGAGAAATTCAAAGAAATTTCTTGTGTAATTAACCGTTTAGAAGAAAGTAAAATGAAAGAACTTATTAATGAAATCGATCCACACGCCTTTATTACAGTTTATGACGTAGCAGAAGTAAAAGGCGGTAATTTCAAGAAACGTGATATTCATTAA